The following are encoded in a window of Arctopsyche grandis isolate Sample6627 chromosome 4, ASM5162203v2, whole genome shotgun sequence genomic DNA:
- the Polr2D gene encoding RNA polymerase II subunit D, which translates to MCAAPADIVEEDAADLQFPKEFENAETLLISEVHMLLEHRKAQNEAAEEEQEFSEVFMKTLTYTDHFRKFKNKETIQSVRNMLIQKKLHKFEVASLANLCPETAEEAKALLPSLEGRFEDEELRITLDDIQTKRSLQY; encoded by the exons ATGTGTGCCGCTCCAGCTGATATCGTTGAGGAAGATGCTGCCGATCTCCAGTTTCCAAAAG AATTTGAAAATGCTGAAACGCTTCTGATATCAGAAGTTCACATGCTGTTGGAGCATCGGAAAGCACAAAATGAAGCTGCAGAAGAGGAGCAAGAGTTTTCAGAAGTATTTATGAAAACTCTGACATATACTGATCACTTTAGAAAGTTTAAAAACAAAGAAACCATACAGAGTGTCAGAaa tatgtTGATCCAAAAGAAATTACATAAGTTCGAAGTTGCCAGCTTGGCAAATCTATGTCCTGAAACTGCTGAAGAAGCAAAAGCACTACTGCCATCGCTCGAGGGAAGATTTGAAGATGAAGAGCTCAGAATTACGCTAGACGATATTCAGACAAAACGAAGTCTACAATATTAA